From the genome of Alosa alosa isolate M-15738 ecotype Scorff River chromosome 20, AALO_Geno_1.1, whole genome shotgun sequence, one region includes:
- the LOC125285665 gene encoding C-type lectin domain family 4 member E-like yields METPDTDGGYIPMQSVQSFRLSLEERDENIYENPMKYQKCSWISKVCQVGKQEWGHILCLGLPCTVLVVVILLLAKNNMQRDQLQQNYINLTRERETLQKKLYQLDKIQINLTEEKKRLQTNISELVIREHNLTHINREYREKLFGMGWHYFKPSWYYLSTLKRNWSSSRQYCIDKGGDLVVINSQEEQLFLAELSVLAWIGLTDTDTEDVWRWVDNTNLTETYWAIDQPNNHEGQDCVVIWDRTNRLQTWNDEKCDRKLQWICEIW; encoded by the exons ATGGAGACTCCAGACACAGACGGTGGATATATACCTATGCAGTCAGTACAAAGCTTTCGATTGTCCCTGGAGGAAAGAGACGAAAATATATACGAGAATCCAATGAAATACCAGAAATGCAGCTGGATCAGTAAGGTGTGCCAGGTTGGGAAGCAGGAGTGGGGACACATTCTGTGTCTGGGCCTGCCTTGTACCGTCCTAGTGGTGGTCATTTTGTTGCTGGCCAAGAATAACATGCAAAGAGATCAACTTCAACAGAACTACATCAACTTgacgagagagcgagagacactGCAGAAAAAGCTCTACCAgctgg ACAAAATTCAAATAAACTTAactgaagagaaaaagagactacaaacaaacatttctgaactgG TGATCCGTGAACATAACCTCACTCACATTAACAGAGAGTACAGAGAGAAGCTCTTTGGCATGG gATGGCATTACTTCAAACCCTCCTGGTACTACCTGTCCACATTGAAGAGGAACTGGAGTAGTAGCCGACAGTACTGCATAGACAAAGGGGGAGACCTGGTGGTGATAAACAGCCAGGAAGAACAG CTGTTTCTTGCTGAATTGTCTGTGCTAGCCTGGATTGGCCTCACTGATACGGATACAGAGGATGTGTGGAGATGGGTGGACAACACCAACCTAACCGAGAC atACTGGGCCATAGATCAGCCAAATAATCATGAAGGTCAAGACTGTGTTGTGATTTGGGACAGAACCAACCGTCTACAAACATGGAATGATGAAAAATGTGACAGAAAACTACAGTGGATATGCGaaat